Proteins encoded within one genomic window of Columba livia isolate bColLiv1 breed racing homer chromosome 1, bColLiv1.pat.W.v2, whole genome shotgun sequence:
- the OSBPL8 gene encoding oxysterol-binding protein-related protein 8 isoform X5 — MSQRQGKEVYFTPTKELLQPSLSPGTPHNHGFDKGKDDVSQSKEDTAHSMSKSKSESKLFNGSEKDISLSSSKLTKKESLKVQKKNYREEKKRATKELLSTITDPSVIVMADWLKIRGTLKSWTKLWCVLKPGVLLVYKTPKNGQWVGTVLLNACELIERPSKKDGFCFKLFHPLEQSIWAIKGPKGEAVGSITQPLPSSYLIIRAASESDGRCWMDALELALKCSSLLKRTMIREGKEHDLNSSADSTHVSLYGLLRANNLHSGENLPLNDSEIERHHFKDQDMYSDKSDKENDHDHEESDNDGLGKSEESDSDTSERQDDSYVDPEPIDIKETTYVEQSPEELGEAGEAAQTEVVSEENKSLIWTLLKQVRPGMDLSKVVLPTFILEPRSFLDKLSDYYYHADFLSEAALEENAYNRLKKVVKWYLSGFYKKPKGLKKPYNPILGETFRCMWIHPRTNSKTFYIAEQVSHHPPISAFYVSNRKDGFCLSGSILAKSKFYGNSLSAILDGEGRLTFLNRGEDYVMTMPYAHCKGILYGTMTLELGGTVNITCEKTGYSATIEFKLKPFLGNNDSVNQISGKIKLGKEVLAILEGHWDSEVTISDKKTDVSETFWNPTSDIKQRRLPRYTVKFEEQDDFESEKLWQQVTRAINNKDQTEATQEKYVLEEAQRKSAKERKLKGEEWTCKLFDQDSVTGEWHYKYADTRPWDPLNDMVQFEKDGTIQTKVRHRTPMVSVPKIKRKPANQKKGECGFSSPEPDNQDSSGSEAQLLKHNTRTRKKGADLGELQSAIESIKETQEDIKRDIMALRNRVTSNSPPADYHFLQFKHYVFILLLVLLQLIINFLLK; from the exons GTTTTGACAAAGGAAAGGATgatgtgtcacaaagcaaagaggataCAGCGCATTCTATGtcgaaaagcaag TCTGAATCCAAGCTCTTCAATGGCTCTGAGAAGGACATTTCTTTATCTTCAAGCAAGCTTACAAAAAAAGAATCTCTCAAG gttcagaagaaaaattacagagaagaaaagaagagagccACAAAGGAATTACTTAGCACAATCACAGACCCATCAGTTATTGTTATGGCTGACTGGCTGAAG ATTCGTGGTACCTTGAAAAGCTGGACCAAGCTGTGGTGTGTACTGAAACCAGGAGTGTTGCTTGTttacaaaaccccaaaaaatgGCCAGTGGGTAGGAACAGTGCTCCTGAACGCTTGTGAACTCATTGAGAGGCCTTCTAAAAAAGATGGCTTTTGTTTCAAACTTTTTCATCCTTTGGAGCAGTCCATATGGGCTATAAAG GGTCCCAAGGGTGAAGCAGTTGGTTCTATAACTCAGCCATTGCCCAGCAGTTACTTGATCATCCGAGCCGCTTCAGAATCAGATG GCAGGTGTTGGATGGATGCTTTGGAGCTGGCACTGAAGTGTTCAAGTCTCCTTAAACGTACAATGATTAGAGAAGGTAAAGAACACGATTTGAACTCTTCAGCAGACAGTACTCATGTCTCTCTCTATGGTCTGCTTCGTGCTAACAACTTGCACAGCGGAGAAAACTTACC GTTAAACGACAGTGAAATTGAAAGGCATCACTTTAAAGATCAAGATATGTACTCTGACAAGTCTGATAAGGAAAATGACCATGACCACGAGGAATCTGATAACGATGGATTGGGCAAAAGTGAAGAAAGTGATAGTGACACATCAGAGCGACAGGATGATTCTTATGTTGATCCAGAACCAATTGATATCAAGGAAACTACTTATGTAGAACAGAGTCCTGAAGAACTTGGAGAG gcaggggaggctgctcagACAGAAGTAgtgtcagaagaaaacaaaagtctCATCTGGACGCTACTGAAGCAAGTCCGGCCTGGAATGGACTTGTCCAAGGTCGTACTGCCTACGTTTATCTTGGAACCTCGTTCTTTCCTGGACAAGCTGTCTGATTACTACTACCATGCAGACTTCTTGTCCGA AGCTGCTCTTGAAGAGAATGCTTACAACCGCCTGAAAAAAGTAGTGAAATGGTATTTGTCGGGATTCTACAAAAAGCCAAAG GGACTGAAAAAGCCGTACAATCCTATACTTGGTGAGACTTTCCGCTGCATGTGGATTCATCCAAGGACAAATAGCAAGACTTTTTACATTGCAGAACAG GTATCACATCATCCTCCAATATCTGCCTTCTATGTTAGCAACCGCAAGGATGGTTTTTGCCTTAGTGGTAGCATTCTGGCCAAATCAAAATTCTATg GGAATTCATTATCTGCCATACTAGATGGAGAAGGACGGCTAACATTCCTCAATAGGGGAGAAGATTATGTGATGACAATGCCATATGCTCATTGTAAAg GAATTCTTTATGGCACAATGACCTTAGAGCTTGGGGGAACAGTCAACATCACCTGTGAGAAAACTGGCTACAGCGCAACAATTGAATTCAAACTCAAG CCTTTTTTGGGTAACAACGACAGTGTTAACCAAATATCAGGGAAAATTAAGCTTGGCAAAGAAGTTCTGGCTATTTTGGAGGGTCACTGG GACAGTGAAGTTACTATTAGCGACAAGAAGACAGATGTTTCAGAGACATTCTGGAACCCAACATCTGATATCAAGCAGCGTAGATTACCTAGATACACAGTGAAGTTTGAAGAGCAAGATGACTTTGAGTCAGAGAA GCTTTGGCAACAAGTGACAAGagcaataaataataaagaccAAACAGAAGCTACTCAAGAGAAATATGTTCTGGAAGAAGCTCAGAGAAAGAGTGCCAAAGAGAGGAAACTGAAGGGTGAAGAGTGGACATGCAAGCTGTTCGATCAGGATTCAGTCACAGGAGAATGGCACTACAAATATGCTGA TACCAGACCATGGGACCCTTTGAATGATATGGTCCAATTTGAAAAAGATGGCACCATCCAAACTAAAGTTCGACACCGGACACCAATG GTTAGTGTTCCAAAAATCAAACGAAAGCCAGCCAAtcagaagaaaggggaatgtGGTTTCTCATCCCCGGAGCCTGATAACCAGGATTCCTCAGGGAGTGAAG CACAACTTCTGAAGCATAATacaagaacaaggaaaaaaggggcAGACCTTGGTGAACTGCAGAGTGCCATTGAATCTATAAAGGAAACACAGGAAGACATTAAGAG AGACATTATGGCTCTACGAAACAGAGTCACTTCCAATTCACCACCTGCGGACTACCATTTCTTGCAGTTTAAGCACTATGTCTTCATTTTGCTCCTGGTTCTGCTACAGCTTATCATTAATTTCTTGTTGAAATAG
- the OSBPL8 gene encoding oxysterol-binding protein-related protein 8 isoform X7, protein MGHGSESKLFNGSEKDISLSSSKLTKKESLKVQKKNYREEKKRATKELLSTITDPSVIVMADWLKIRGTLKSWTKLWCVLKPGVLLVYKTPKNGQWVGTVLLNACELIERPSKKDGFCFKLFHPLEQSIWAIKGPKGEAVGSITQPLPSSYLIIRAASESDGRCWMDALELALKCSSLLKRTMIREGKEHDLNSSADSTHVSLYGLLRANNLHSGENLPLNDSEIERHHFKDQDMYSDKSDKENDHDHEESDNDGLGKSEESDSDTSERQDDSYVDPEPIDIKETTYVEQSPEELGEAGEAAQTEVVSEENKSLIWTLLKQVRPGMDLSKVVLPTFILEPRSFLDKLSDYYYHADFLSEAALEENAYNRLKKVVKWYLSGFYKKPKGLKKPYNPILGETFRCMWIHPRTNSKTFYIAEQVSHHPPISAFYVSNRKDGFCLSGSILAKSKFYGNSLSAILDGEGRLTFLNRGEDYVMTMPYAHCKGILYGTMTLELGGTVNITCEKTGYSATIEFKLKPFLGNNDSVNQISGKIKLGKEVLAILEGHWDSEVTISDKKTDVSETFWNPTSDIKQRRLPRYTVKFEEQDDFESEKLWQQVTRAINNKDQTEATQEKYVLEEAQRKSAKERKLKGEEWTCKLFDQDSVTGEWHYKYADTRPWDPLNDMVQFEKDGTIQTKVRHRTPMVSVPKIKRKPANQKKGECGFSSPEPDNQDSSGSEAQLLKHNTRTRKKGADLGELQSAIESIKETQEDIKRDIMALRNRVTSNSPPADYHFLQFKHYVFILLLVLLQLIINFLLK, encoded by the exons ATGGGTCATGGG TCTGAATCCAAGCTCTTCAATGGCTCTGAGAAGGACATTTCTTTATCTTCAAGCAAGCTTACAAAAAAAGAATCTCTCAAG gttcagaagaaaaattacagagaagaaaagaagagagccACAAAGGAATTACTTAGCACAATCACAGACCCATCAGTTATTGTTATGGCTGACTGGCTGAAG ATTCGTGGTACCTTGAAAAGCTGGACCAAGCTGTGGTGTGTACTGAAACCAGGAGTGTTGCTTGTttacaaaaccccaaaaaatgGCCAGTGGGTAGGAACAGTGCTCCTGAACGCTTGTGAACTCATTGAGAGGCCTTCTAAAAAAGATGGCTTTTGTTTCAAACTTTTTCATCCTTTGGAGCAGTCCATATGGGCTATAAAG GGTCCCAAGGGTGAAGCAGTTGGTTCTATAACTCAGCCATTGCCCAGCAGTTACTTGATCATCCGAGCCGCTTCAGAATCAGATG GCAGGTGTTGGATGGATGCTTTGGAGCTGGCACTGAAGTGTTCAAGTCTCCTTAAACGTACAATGATTAGAGAAGGTAAAGAACACGATTTGAACTCTTCAGCAGACAGTACTCATGTCTCTCTCTATGGTCTGCTTCGTGCTAACAACTTGCACAGCGGAGAAAACTTACC GTTAAACGACAGTGAAATTGAAAGGCATCACTTTAAAGATCAAGATATGTACTCTGACAAGTCTGATAAGGAAAATGACCATGACCACGAGGAATCTGATAACGATGGATTGGGCAAAAGTGAAGAAAGTGATAGTGACACATCAGAGCGACAGGATGATTCTTATGTTGATCCAGAACCAATTGATATCAAGGAAACTACTTATGTAGAACAGAGTCCTGAAGAACTTGGAGAG gcaggggaggctgctcagACAGAAGTAgtgtcagaagaaaacaaaagtctCATCTGGACGCTACTGAAGCAAGTCCGGCCTGGAATGGACTTGTCCAAGGTCGTACTGCCTACGTTTATCTTGGAACCTCGTTCTTTCCTGGACAAGCTGTCTGATTACTACTACCATGCAGACTTCTTGTCCGA AGCTGCTCTTGAAGAGAATGCTTACAACCGCCTGAAAAAAGTAGTGAAATGGTATTTGTCGGGATTCTACAAAAAGCCAAAG GGACTGAAAAAGCCGTACAATCCTATACTTGGTGAGACTTTCCGCTGCATGTGGATTCATCCAAGGACAAATAGCAAGACTTTTTACATTGCAGAACAG GTATCACATCATCCTCCAATATCTGCCTTCTATGTTAGCAACCGCAAGGATGGTTTTTGCCTTAGTGGTAGCATTCTGGCCAAATCAAAATTCTATg GGAATTCATTATCTGCCATACTAGATGGAGAAGGACGGCTAACATTCCTCAATAGGGGAGAAGATTATGTGATGACAATGCCATATGCTCATTGTAAAg GAATTCTTTATGGCACAATGACCTTAGAGCTTGGGGGAACAGTCAACATCACCTGTGAGAAAACTGGCTACAGCGCAACAATTGAATTCAAACTCAAG CCTTTTTTGGGTAACAACGACAGTGTTAACCAAATATCAGGGAAAATTAAGCTTGGCAAAGAAGTTCTGGCTATTTTGGAGGGTCACTGG GACAGTGAAGTTACTATTAGCGACAAGAAGACAGATGTTTCAGAGACATTCTGGAACCCAACATCTGATATCAAGCAGCGTAGATTACCTAGATACACAGTGAAGTTTGAAGAGCAAGATGACTTTGAGTCAGAGAA GCTTTGGCAACAAGTGACAAGagcaataaataataaagaccAAACAGAAGCTACTCAAGAGAAATATGTTCTGGAAGAAGCTCAGAGAAAGAGTGCCAAAGAGAGGAAACTGAAGGGTGAAGAGTGGACATGCAAGCTGTTCGATCAGGATTCAGTCACAGGAGAATGGCACTACAAATATGCTGA TACCAGACCATGGGACCCTTTGAATGATATGGTCCAATTTGAAAAAGATGGCACCATCCAAACTAAAGTTCGACACCGGACACCAATG GTTAGTGTTCCAAAAATCAAACGAAAGCCAGCCAAtcagaagaaaggggaatgtGGTTTCTCATCCCCGGAGCCTGATAACCAGGATTCCTCAGGGAGTGAAG CACAACTTCTGAAGCATAATacaagaacaaggaaaaaaggggcAGACCTTGGTGAACTGCAGAGTGCCATTGAATCTATAAAGGAAACACAGGAAGACATTAAGAG AGACATTATGGCTCTACGAAACAGAGTCACTTCCAATTCACCACCTGCGGACTACCATTTCTTGCAGTTTAAGCACTATGTCTTCATTTTGCTCCTGGTTCTGCTACAGCTTATCATTAATTTCTTGTTGAAATAG
- the OSBPL8 gene encoding oxysterol-binding protein-related protein 8 isoform X4 translates to MVTNSDESQLLTSGKMSQRQGKEVYFTPTKELLQPSLSPGTPHNHGFDKGKDDVSQSKEDTAHSMSKSKSESKLFNGSEKDISLSSSKLTKKESLKVQKKNYREEKKRATKELLSTITDPSVIVMADWLKIRGTLKSWTKLWCVLKPGVLLVYKTPKNGQWVGTVLLNACELIERPSKKDGFCFKLFHPLEQSIWAIKGPKGEAVGSITQPLPSSYLIIRAASESDGRCWMDALELALKCSSLLKRTMIREGKEHDLNSSADSTHVSLYGLLRANNLHSGENLPLNDSEIERHHFKDQDMYSDKSDKENDHDHEESDNDGLGKSEESDSDTSERQDDSYVDPEPIDIKETTYVEQSPEELGEAGEAAQTEVVSEENKSLIWTLLKQVRPGMDLSKVVLPTFILEPRSFLDKLSDYYYHADFLSEAALEENAYNRLKKVVKWYLSGFYKKPKGLKKPYNPILGETFRCMWIHPRTNSKTFYIAEQVSHHPPISAFYVSNRKDGFCLSGSILAKSKFYGNSLSAILDGEGRLTFLNRGEDYVMTMPYAHCKGILYGTMTLELGGTVNITCEKTGYSATIEFKLKPFLGNNDSVNQISGKIKLGKEVLAILEGHWDSEVTISDKKTDVSETFWNPTSDIKQRRLPRYTVKFEEQDDFESEKLWQQVTRAINNKDQTEATQEKYVLEEAQRKSAKERKLKGEEWTCKLFDQDSVTGEWHYKYADTRPWDPLNDMVQFEKDGTIQTKVRHRTPMVSVPKIKRKPANQKKGECGFSSPEPDNQDSSGSEAQLLKHNTRTRKKGADLGELQSAIESIKETQEDIKRDIMALRNRVTSNSPPADYHFLQFKHYVFILLLVLLQLIINFLLK, encoded by the exons GTTTTGACAAAGGAAAGGATgatgtgtcacaaagcaaagaggataCAGCGCATTCTATGtcgaaaagcaag TCTGAATCCAAGCTCTTCAATGGCTCTGAGAAGGACATTTCTTTATCTTCAAGCAAGCTTACAAAAAAAGAATCTCTCAAG gttcagaagaaaaattacagagaagaaaagaagagagccACAAAGGAATTACTTAGCACAATCACAGACCCATCAGTTATTGTTATGGCTGACTGGCTGAAG ATTCGTGGTACCTTGAAAAGCTGGACCAAGCTGTGGTGTGTACTGAAACCAGGAGTGTTGCTTGTttacaaaaccccaaaaaatgGCCAGTGGGTAGGAACAGTGCTCCTGAACGCTTGTGAACTCATTGAGAGGCCTTCTAAAAAAGATGGCTTTTGTTTCAAACTTTTTCATCCTTTGGAGCAGTCCATATGGGCTATAAAG GGTCCCAAGGGTGAAGCAGTTGGTTCTATAACTCAGCCATTGCCCAGCAGTTACTTGATCATCCGAGCCGCTTCAGAATCAGATG GCAGGTGTTGGATGGATGCTTTGGAGCTGGCACTGAAGTGTTCAAGTCTCCTTAAACGTACAATGATTAGAGAAGGTAAAGAACACGATTTGAACTCTTCAGCAGACAGTACTCATGTCTCTCTCTATGGTCTGCTTCGTGCTAACAACTTGCACAGCGGAGAAAACTTACC GTTAAACGACAGTGAAATTGAAAGGCATCACTTTAAAGATCAAGATATGTACTCTGACAAGTCTGATAAGGAAAATGACCATGACCACGAGGAATCTGATAACGATGGATTGGGCAAAAGTGAAGAAAGTGATAGTGACACATCAGAGCGACAGGATGATTCTTATGTTGATCCAGAACCAATTGATATCAAGGAAACTACTTATGTAGAACAGAGTCCTGAAGAACTTGGAGAG gcaggggaggctgctcagACAGAAGTAgtgtcagaagaaaacaaaagtctCATCTGGACGCTACTGAAGCAAGTCCGGCCTGGAATGGACTTGTCCAAGGTCGTACTGCCTACGTTTATCTTGGAACCTCGTTCTTTCCTGGACAAGCTGTCTGATTACTACTACCATGCAGACTTCTTGTCCGA AGCTGCTCTTGAAGAGAATGCTTACAACCGCCTGAAAAAAGTAGTGAAATGGTATTTGTCGGGATTCTACAAAAAGCCAAAG GGACTGAAAAAGCCGTACAATCCTATACTTGGTGAGACTTTCCGCTGCATGTGGATTCATCCAAGGACAAATAGCAAGACTTTTTACATTGCAGAACAG GTATCACATCATCCTCCAATATCTGCCTTCTATGTTAGCAACCGCAAGGATGGTTTTTGCCTTAGTGGTAGCATTCTGGCCAAATCAAAATTCTATg GGAATTCATTATCTGCCATACTAGATGGAGAAGGACGGCTAACATTCCTCAATAGGGGAGAAGATTATGTGATGACAATGCCATATGCTCATTGTAAAg GAATTCTTTATGGCACAATGACCTTAGAGCTTGGGGGAACAGTCAACATCACCTGTGAGAAAACTGGCTACAGCGCAACAATTGAATTCAAACTCAAG CCTTTTTTGGGTAACAACGACAGTGTTAACCAAATATCAGGGAAAATTAAGCTTGGCAAAGAAGTTCTGGCTATTTTGGAGGGTCACTGG GACAGTGAAGTTACTATTAGCGACAAGAAGACAGATGTTTCAGAGACATTCTGGAACCCAACATCTGATATCAAGCAGCGTAGATTACCTAGATACACAGTGAAGTTTGAAGAGCAAGATGACTTTGAGTCAGAGAA GCTTTGGCAACAAGTGACAAGagcaataaataataaagaccAAACAGAAGCTACTCAAGAGAAATATGTTCTGGAAGAAGCTCAGAGAAAGAGTGCCAAAGAGAGGAAACTGAAGGGTGAAGAGTGGACATGCAAGCTGTTCGATCAGGATTCAGTCACAGGAGAATGGCACTACAAATATGCTGA TACCAGACCATGGGACCCTTTGAATGATATGGTCCAATTTGAAAAAGATGGCACCATCCAAACTAAAGTTCGACACCGGACACCAATG GTTAGTGTTCCAAAAATCAAACGAAAGCCAGCCAAtcagaagaaaggggaatgtGGTTTCTCATCCCCGGAGCCTGATAACCAGGATTCCTCAGGGAGTGAAG CACAACTTCTGAAGCATAATacaagaacaaggaaaaaaggggcAGACCTTGGTGAACTGCAGAGTGCCATTGAATCTATAAAGGAAACACAGGAAGACATTAAGAG AGACATTATGGCTCTACGAAACAGAGTCACTTCCAATTCACCACCTGCGGACTACCATTTCTTGCAGTTTAAGCACTATGTCTTCATTTTGCTCCTGGTTCTGCTACAGCTTATCATTAATTTCTTGTTGAAATAG
- the OSBPL8 gene encoding oxysterol-binding protein-related protein 8 isoform X2, translating to METAPLDGELDRNSHHGDTRDSHGPSMVTNSDESQLLTSGKMSQRQGKEVYFTPTKELLQPSLSPGTPHNHGFDKGKDDVSQSKEDTAHSMSKSKSESKLFNGSEKDISLSSSKLTKKESLKVQKKNYREEKKRATKELLSTITDPSVIVMADWLKIRGTLKSWTKLWCVLKPGVLLVYKTPKNGQWVGTVLLNACELIERPSKKDGFCFKLFHPLEQSIWAIKGPKGEAVGSITQPLPSSYLIIRAASESDGRCWMDALELALKCSSLLKRTMIREGKEHDLNSSADSTHVSLYGLLRANNLHSGENLPLNDSEIERHHFKDQDMYSDKSDKENDHDHEESDNDGLGKSEESDSDTSERQDDSYVDPEPIDIKETTYVEQSPEELGEAGEAAQTEVVSEENKSLIWTLLKQVRPGMDLSKVVLPTFILEPRSFLDKLSDYYYHADFLSEAALEENAYNRLKKVVKWYLSGFYKKPKGLKKPYNPILGETFRCMWIHPRTNSKTFYIAEQVSHHPPISAFYVSNRKDGFCLSGSILAKSKFYGNSLSAILDGEGRLTFLNRGEDYVMTMPYAHCKGILYGTMTLELGGTVNITCEKTGYSATIEFKLKPFLGNNDSVNQISGKIKLGKEVLAILEGHWDSEVTISDKKTDVSETFWNPTSDIKQRRLPRYTVKFEEQDDFESEKLWQQVTRAINNKDQTEATQEKYVLEEAQRKSAKERKLKGEEWTCKLFDQDSVTGEWHYKYADTRPWDPLNDMVQFEKDGTIQTKVRHRTPMVSVPKIKRKPANQKKGECGFSSPEPDNQDSSGSEAQLLKHNTRTRKKGADLGELQSAIESIKETQEDIKRDIMALRNRVTSNSPPADYHFLQFKHYVFILLLVLLQLIINFLLK from the exons GTTTTGACAAAGGAAAGGATgatgtgtcacaaagcaaagaggataCAGCGCATTCTATGtcgaaaagcaag TCTGAATCCAAGCTCTTCAATGGCTCTGAGAAGGACATTTCTTTATCTTCAAGCAAGCTTACAAAAAAAGAATCTCTCAAG gttcagaagaaaaattacagagaagaaaagaagagagccACAAAGGAATTACTTAGCACAATCACAGACCCATCAGTTATTGTTATGGCTGACTGGCTGAAG ATTCGTGGTACCTTGAAAAGCTGGACCAAGCTGTGGTGTGTACTGAAACCAGGAGTGTTGCTTGTttacaaaaccccaaaaaatgGCCAGTGGGTAGGAACAGTGCTCCTGAACGCTTGTGAACTCATTGAGAGGCCTTCTAAAAAAGATGGCTTTTGTTTCAAACTTTTTCATCCTTTGGAGCAGTCCATATGGGCTATAAAG GGTCCCAAGGGTGAAGCAGTTGGTTCTATAACTCAGCCATTGCCCAGCAGTTACTTGATCATCCGAGCCGCTTCAGAATCAGATG GCAGGTGTTGGATGGATGCTTTGGAGCTGGCACTGAAGTGTTCAAGTCTCCTTAAACGTACAATGATTAGAGAAGGTAAAGAACACGATTTGAACTCTTCAGCAGACAGTACTCATGTCTCTCTCTATGGTCTGCTTCGTGCTAACAACTTGCACAGCGGAGAAAACTTACC GTTAAACGACAGTGAAATTGAAAGGCATCACTTTAAAGATCAAGATATGTACTCTGACAAGTCTGATAAGGAAAATGACCATGACCACGAGGAATCTGATAACGATGGATTGGGCAAAAGTGAAGAAAGTGATAGTGACACATCAGAGCGACAGGATGATTCTTATGTTGATCCAGAACCAATTGATATCAAGGAAACTACTTATGTAGAACAGAGTCCTGAAGAACTTGGAGAG gcaggggaggctgctcagACAGAAGTAgtgtcagaagaaaacaaaagtctCATCTGGACGCTACTGAAGCAAGTCCGGCCTGGAATGGACTTGTCCAAGGTCGTACTGCCTACGTTTATCTTGGAACCTCGTTCTTTCCTGGACAAGCTGTCTGATTACTACTACCATGCAGACTTCTTGTCCGA AGCTGCTCTTGAAGAGAATGCTTACAACCGCCTGAAAAAAGTAGTGAAATGGTATTTGTCGGGATTCTACAAAAAGCCAAAG GGACTGAAAAAGCCGTACAATCCTATACTTGGTGAGACTTTCCGCTGCATGTGGATTCATCCAAGGACAAATAGCAAGACTTTTTACATTGCAGAACAG GTATCACATCATCCTCCAATATCTGCCTTCTATGTTAGCAACCGCAAGGATGGTTTTTGCCTTAGTGGTAGCATTCTGGCCAAATCAAAATTCTATg GGAATTCATTATCTGCCATACTAGATGGAGAAGGACGGCTAACATTCCTCAATAGGGGAGAAGATTATGTGATGACAATGCCATATGCTCATTGTAAAg GAATTCTTTATGGCACAATGACCTTAGAGCTTGGGGGAACAGTCAACATCACCTGTGAGAAAACTGGCTACAGCGCAACAATTGAATTCAAACTCAAG CCTTTTTTGGGTAACAACGACAGTGTTAACCAAATATCAGGGAAAATTAAGCTTGGCAAAGAAGTTCTGGCTATTTTGGAGGGTCACTGG GACAGTGAAGTTACTATTAGCGACAAGAAGACAGATGTTTCAGAGACATTCTGGAACCCAACATCTGATATCAAGCAGCGTAGATTACCTAGATACACAGTGAAGTTTGAAGAGCAAGATGACTTTGAGTCAGAGAA GCTTTGGCAACAAGTGACAAGagcaataaataataaagaccAAACAGAAGCTACTCAAGAGAAATATGTTCTGGAAGAAGCTCAGAGAAAGAGTGCCAAAGAGAGGAAACTGAAGGGTGAAGAGTGGACATGCAAGCTGTTCGATCAGGATTCAGTCACAGGAGAATGGCACTACAAATATGCTGA TACCAGACCATGGGACCCTTTGAATGATATGGTCCAATTTGAAAAAGATGGCACCATCCAAACTAAAGTTCGACACCGGACACCAATG GTTAGTGTTCCAAAAATCAAACGAAAGCCAGCCAAtcagaagaaaggggaatgtGGTTTCTCATCCCCGGAGCCTGATAACCAGGATTCCTCAGGGAGTGAAG CACAACTTCTGAAGCATAATacaagaacaaggaaaaaaggggcAGACCTTGGTGAACTGCAGAGTGCCATTGAATCTATAAAGGAAACACAGGAAGACATTAAGAG AGACATTATGGCTCTACGAAACAGAGTCACTTCCAATTCACCACCTGCGGACTACCATTTCTTGCAGTTTAAGCACTATGTCTTCATTTTGCTCCTGGTTCTGCTACAGCTTATCATTAATTTCTTGTTGAAATAG